A segment of the Trifolium pratense cultivar HEN17-A07 linkage group LG7, ARS_RC_1.1, whole genome shotgun sequence genome:
GTTAGAAGAAGCAACAATAGGATTGAAACTTGAGAGTGAAAGAGATGAGTTCAGAAGGTTCCGGTGAGGACAGAGATTTGAGTGAAAGAGATGGTTGAAAGTGAGAGAGGAGCGAACGAAAGTGAGAAGGGAGTGAGAACAAACATAAACTAACCGCCGGCGAGGTTCACGGCGGCGCCGTCTAGAGCTTAGGTAAAAAACTCTAGGATCGTAAGAACCTATGACCCGGTGCGAGAACCTGACTACAGACAGGTCAAAAAAGGAACCTACATGGGTTCTAAGCTCGGTTGGCCTTCACAAGCTCGTAGGATCTTAAGAACCTACGACCCGGTGCGAGAACCTGACTACATTAAGTGATTAATGTGTATCCCAGCAAAAGATACTACATAACATGAAACAAATATCAGTAATACAATGTTCACAATAAACAATTAGATCAAATACTATAACTCCAACTACTACAATGTCATTGACCTCTGGATTTCAAATCACAAGATGGTAAAATAATGGTTAAGTACTCTTGGAAGTCGTAAGCAAAGTAATCAATCATGATACACATAACAAACCTACCCAATGTATACACGAGCAACTTCAGGAGTATTCAAAACTTTCCCCAGCGACCACATCAAAGCTCCATAAACTCGCATAAGCTAAAATGTTACAATTACACATGatgaaataaacaaaaaattagcaAACCAATAAAATAGAACAATGTGTCAGAAAAAATGGTTCAGTCTTATTTAATGTGGCATACTTGTTGAGTATCAACTTGGTCTGCCTTATTCAAAACCACACGTATCTTGTCCTCATTGCCACGTAAAGATGAAATTACACGTTTGAACTCATCACTGATGTCAAGTTTATGTGGATCAAATAGAAGAAGAATGACATCAGATTTGGCAGCAAACCAAGATACAACACCAGTGAAATCATAGCTTCTTTGCGTCCTTTGTTTCTCTCCGGACAGGACACCAGGAGTGTCCACAATTGTTACTTCATCCAGCAGCTAAAAGAAAAAGTTACTTTAGTTTCAAGTACAAATATTGACAAAGTAATTTGACTtggaatatataataaaaaaactcaCTGGATGTGGCATTTGAGAACATTGGAACTTTGATAAAAATGAACCTCCAAAAGTTGTCAGGCCACTAAAAGGCATATCAGCATCAACAGCTATAGTGTTTCCAGGGACACTCCTCTCATCAGGGCCAGACTGTAAATAAAAAGATAGAGTGAGTCTTGAAGCAAGCTCCAGGAACACAATCAGAGCACAAAGCCATAATCTTTATCCCACATGCGCACATATTTTTCTGTTTGGAATCTATTGATTTCTAGATGCGATACTACAACATAAAGCTTTTCATACCATGACAACAACAAATCTATCTGTTGTAGGCTCTGGTCCAATGTGTGCTCCTGTCCAAAGGCGGGTTAAAAGAGAACATATATGATTAGTATAGTAGTTAACTAGTTATGTCTGTGTCGATCATCAATTTTGTAAATGAAGGAAATGCAATAATGCAGCCAGTGGATTAACCACAACTCAACCAACCTGGATAATCACATTTTAACAAATGTTTTATAAATGTTGTTTTTCCAGTAGAGTATTGCCCAAGAAGCATGACCATAGGTTTAGCATCAAAATCACTGTTGGTCTGAAAGGGAGAAATCAATACATTCTTACAATTAACATCATCATATTTACATGGATAAGATGTGCTAAGTAAAGTATGTGCTATGCAGACACATGTCGAAAAATTTGGTATGTTTTACTTAAAAATTGGGCGCAAATGCCACTTACCAACAACGGAGATACAAAATCATTATATCTATAAGTGGCTTCCAAGGGCTTTAGTCTCTCAGTATACAATCTCTTCAGGCCATCAACTATTGATGTAACTGCATTGGGAGGTAACTAAGAAAAAGCAAACTATTATGTTTAGAATATATCTGACaacatattaatattaaaaatattacgCAATATATCTTGatatttgattaaattaaaatcaatcacAACAACACCATGTGTTCAAATATTGGCTTGTACACGTGATTCAACTCATCAAAGTAATGAATGGAAATGTGAGAAGAAAGAAGCTACATGAGATGAGATACTACATTCCTAATAGAAGTGTGTACAGAATTGGCAACATTAACAAAGTGAAAGTGGGCAGTAATCATTGAGTGTGAACTATATGTTTTCTTCAATTCCAATTATTATAGCAAGCATAATTTGTTGATATTCTTCAAGGatctctaaataaaaataaataaggaatTCATCTAAAAAATAATGCATTGCCAGCGCCAACAACTTATTGAACAGGATGGAAATAAAATCACCTATCACCATAAAGCCACATAAAGTCTATAACTTAGAACTATAAATTTCATCACAACCGATTAAGACCTGTAAATTTGAGAACAGAAACGAGACTCACTTTCTTTGAAGATTTTGAAGTAAACCAAGAGTTAGGTAGAAATGGTTGAGGCTGAGGAGTTACTGCATATGGacaataaaattatcaaatcaaatatcaaacatTAAGAATTCAATATCATGAATCATTAAAAGAATTAGTTGCATATATAATCTAACCATTCACTTCGGGTGGAGGAGTAATTGTCAAAGTCTTAGTTttctgaaaaaaaaagaaaagaaaaaagaaaataagagagAAATTCGATAGAAACAATATAATCTAAATCTCAGCAATTAAGCACAAGGTGTGATAGAAAAGAACTGCTTACTGCCACTAAAGTATCTAGTCCTTCAATCACAGGAGGTTTAACGTTTTCCTTATCCACTGCAATCAATAAAAACTAACTAATCAGTTTCATTGAAACAAgagaattaataaaaataaacaaataaaccaTTGATTCAGTCCTTTAAATTATCACATACtccaatttagtccctaaactatacaTACTAATAAGTAGTCTCTAAAGTATATAAAATCCGTCTGTATAGTCCATAAATTATCACTCTCTCCAATTTAGTCCCTCAACTATATGCATATAATAAGTAGTCtctaaagtatataaaattcATCAATTCAATCACTAAAGTATATAaaatccgtcaatttagtccctaacaTTTTAATAACGGGGACTGGAGTTATGTATTTTATATAGTTCAGGGAATAAATTGTTATTggaaataaaaacacaataatgAGAAGCAAATATATCATCTTTATAGTCTATATAGATAACATTAATGGGGAAACCATCATTTCAATCTTCGAAAGTTAAACTCGCATTACAAGTGTCTTTTATATTAGTCATTTTGATCGTCAAATCTGTTTTTAGGTAGCGAATTTAGTCCTCGAATGTATTTTTTGTCAGTCACATTAATCAATAAAATTACTACAAAACTCAAAACTCAGTTAGAAACTGAAATTAGAGAATAAATCTTGACGATGAAATCACACTTACTTTGAATCTTTAGGATATCAGAATTAAGTTCATATCCTGCTTGTGCAAGCGAAACCAACTGttcattcaaaatcaaatcGAATCAAAATCCAGTTTCTCAAAACAAAATCAgaatcgtaaaaaaaaaaaaaaaatcgataaaCATAGATCAAGAAGGTAGAACCTGCATCGCAGTAACGAACtccgaaaaacctaaaaatcCTTGACGTTTGTTATCAGCAAGAGCCCAAAGCTGTTTGAGTTGTGAACGAGACAAGTTCGAAAGAGCAAAGAACTTCGTAGCTTCGTTTCCACTGATTCGTCCATCTCCATCTACATACAAATCAAAACGAATTCAAAATGAAACGAATTCGTAACTGAAATTATGAATATGATGATGAACACGATAGTTATAGTTACCTGAATCTGCTATATTGAACCATTCTTGATAAGTTGCAGTTTCTTCTTTTGAACGAATTTCcgttttcattttcaaaacgCTCTCTCAACGAGTTTGTTACAGAGTTTAGAATTCAAATTGTAGAAGAGAGGGTTCTTTTCGATTTTAATAAGGGAAGTGAGTTTTCTTTATGATTTTGACACGTGGTTTTGTGATGTGATGGAcggtgtttgtttgattttggtttggaGTGGGACCTTTTGTGTGGATATGTCCACAGTGAATTGCTTCTTTTGCggttttgattttgaatttttgcaTTTCGGCGCCACTGGGTTGGGGTCATCTAGACCGTTACACAGGAAAACGTTTCCATCGCACCGATGTGATcgttgatttattattattatgatgatcTGTCACGCATGAACCATGCCatccaaaattccaaaatatcaaGAAAAACTAATCAAAGGTTTAAAATGTACAATGCATGTATAAATATCCACTCTATATCTGTGAGCTTAGCTCCGTTGATAGGAACATCGCATATATTATGCGGAGTTGAAGTTCGAATTATGGACACTCTGTTTATTTACCTTTAAGAAGAAATTTTTAggcaagtaaaaaaaaatccacaagTCAATTATTGATTTAGTTTTTTCAATTGTCCATATCTCTAAATTGTTTTGGCCATAATATTCTATTTTTGAAAAGATTCCCCCATAATGTTCCACTTTTCTGCAAATTTTATGGTTTTATGCATGTGGGCCAATGGTGGCACTGCGAGTGGAACCACCACATGCAAAAGACCACAGAATCTGCAGAAAATAACGACATTGTAGGGAATCTTTTCAAAAGTAGGATATTGTggtaaattttgttaataacaGAGACAATTCACccgagaaaaaaaaatgactatGTAGATTTAGTATGTCTcgttttcaaattgaattttttttttg
Coding sequences within it:
- the LOC123899465 gene encoding EH domain-containing protein 2-like codes for the protein MKTEIRSKEETATYQEWFNIADSDGDGRISGNEATKFFALSNLSRSQLKQLWALADNKRQGFLGFSEFVTAMQLVSLAQAGYELNSDILKIQMDKENVKPPVIEGLDTLVAKTKTLTITPPPEVNVTPQPQPFLPNSWFTSKSSKKLPPNAVTSIVDGLKRLYTERLKPLEATYRYNDFVSPLLTNSDFDAKPMVMLLGQYSTGKTTFIKHLLKCDYPGAHIGPEPTTDRFVVVMSGPDERSVPGNTIAVDADMPFSGLTTFGGSFLSKFQCSQMPHPLLDEVTIVDTPGVLSGEKQRTQRSYDFTGVVSWFAAKSDVILLLFDPHKLDISDEFKRVISSLRGNEDKIRVVLNKADQVDTQQLMRVYGALMWSLGKVLNTPEVARVYIGSFNDKPANDTGPLGKNLFEKEQNDLLADLLDIPKKACDRRINEFVKRARSAKIHAYIISHLKKEMPAIMGKAKAQQKLTDNLENEFAKIQREYHLPAGDFPSVEHFREVLSGYSIDKFEKLKPKMIQAIDDMLGYEIPELLKKFRNPYD